From the Streptomyces nigrescens genome, one window contains:
- a CDS encoding FUSC family protein has translation MTWLRALGLIVRSGLTIERTRLEPLVALRAAAGVATVIGLALWLVSPAYAASAAFGAFSAGTATFQRSWRPRKVLALAAGAGLALSTFLGYLAGAHPVSFLLLLAVWSFGAGMAWAAGSTSGIVAATTIGIMLVTITLPTTVVQALEHAAVIAFGGVVQATLILLFPIRRWGAHRDALACALAAVADYARRLRDDPVAPFAPEPMMTARDAAAVTPWQARRRPAALHGPRGLAERIRPVLASLADPRVGAPAEGPERDRARELLKAAGEVLDAAAHSIRRGTPVRVPSEAMEALRSGEEEVLRGPARLAAVRLFDLLREVVETADSGDTHAANAPALVRPTMFRMVPVVLRAMRRELTWDSTVLRHAVRLAGVACLGYLLGNALPLGHGYWVPITSVMVLRPDFHQTYSRAVARFSGTLVGVGLATGVVQLAHPGAYLSGGLAVISAGLMYLLMRTGYAVSQSFAAAYVVFLLGMGGEEWHQTVRDRVLLTLLGGALAMLAYVVFPAWETPRLLDRLADWLAANGRYAAAVVGSYADPGGGHRAEVRQALLAARKKEAVWDEAFERAKQEPVKHRGLTRSAAQDAYGALKSMGRAAMLLEAHLPGPGVRPVPEAALFAAALRADTARAARDVRERRAPGWERVAAALDAWEGADDGDDPVVRRGAELLLGALEELTAALGTTPLERDVEPVREARESRQERPAPGEEAADAEEEQELRRGRGDGSAPPPKDVG, from the coding sequence GTGACGTGGCTGCGGGCGCTGGGGCTGATCGTGCGCTCCGGACTGACCATTGAGAGGACCCGGCTCGAGCCGCTGGTCGCACTGCGCGCCGCGGCCGGAGTGGCAACCGTGATCGGGCTCGCGCTGTGGCTTGTCTCCCCGGCCTATGCCGCGTCCGCCGCGTTCGGAGCCTTCTCGGCCGGCACCGCCACGTTCCAGCGGAGTTGGCGCCCGCGCAAGGTGCTCGCGCTGGCCGCCGGCGCGGGCCTGGCGCTCAGCACCTTCCTGGGATATCTGGCGGGGGCGCACCCCGTGTCGTTCCTCCTGCTGCTCGCCGTGTGGTCCTTTGGCGCCGGAATGGCCTGGGCCGCGGGCTCGACCTCCGGGATCGTCGCGGCCACCACGATCGGCATCATGCTGGTGACCATCACCCTGCCGACCACCGTGGTGCAGGCGCTGGAGCACGCCGCGGTGATCGCCTTCGGCGGTGTGGTGCAAGCGACGCTGATCCTGCTGTTCCCGATCCGCCGCTGGGGAGCGCACCGGGATGCGCTCGCCTGCGCCCTCGCCGCCGTGGCCGACTACGCCCGGCGGCTGCGGGACGACCCGGTGGCCCCCTTCGCCCCGGAACCGATGATGACGGCCCGCGACGCCGCTGCGGTCACGCCGTGGCAGGCGCGCCGGCGGCCCGCCGCCTTGCACGGCCCCCGCGGCCTGGCCGAGCGCATCCGCCCGGTCCTCGCCTCCCTCGCCGACCCCCGGGTCGGCGCTCCGGCGGAGGGGCCGGAACGCGACCGGGCGCGGGAACTCCTGAAGGCGGCCGGCGAGGTGCTGGACGCCGCTGCCCACTCGATCCGCCGCGGTACCCCGGTCCGGGTGCCCTCCGAAGCCATGGAGGCCCTCCGAAGCGGGGAGGAGGAGGTGCTGCGGGGGCCGGCGCGGCTGGCGGCGGTGCGGCTGTTCGATCTGCTGCGGGAGGTCGTGGAGACCGCGGACAGCGGCGACACTCACGCGGCGAACGCCCCGGCACTGGTGCGTCCGACCATGTTCCGGATGGTGCCGGTCGTGCTGCGTGCGATGCGCCGCGAGCTCACCTGGGACTCGACTGTTCTCCGGCACGCGGTACGTCTCGCCGGGGTGGCTTGCCTCGGCTACCTGCTCGGCAATGCGCTTCCGCTGGGCCACGGCTACTGGGTGCCGATCACCTCCGTCATGGTGCTGCGGCCCGACTTCCACCAGACCTACTCCCGTGCTGTGGCCCGGTTCTCCGGCACTCTCGTGGGCGTCGGCCTGGCCACCGGAGTGGTGCAGTTGGCTCACCCGGGCGCATATCTGTCCGGCGGGCTGGCCGTGATCTCGGCCGGGTTGATGTACCTGCTGATGCGCACCGGGTACGCGGTCTCGCAGTCCTTCGCCGCAGCGTATGTCGTCTTCCTGCTCGGGATGGGGGGCGAGGAGTGGCACCAGACGGTGCGGGACCGAGTGCTGCTGACCCTGCTCGGCGGTGCGCTCGCGATGCTGGCCTATGTGGTCTTTCCGGCCTGGGAGACCCCGCGGCTGCTGGACCGTCTCGCGGACTGGCTCGCCGCGAACGGGCGGTACGCGGCGGCGGTGGTCGGCAGCTACGCGGATCCCGGCGGCGGGCATCGCGCGGAAGTGCGGCAGGCACTGCTTGCCGCCCGTAAGAAGGAGGCCGTGTGGGACGAGGCTTTCGAGCGGGCCAAGCAAGAGCCGGTGAAGCATCGTGGACTGACCCGCAGTGCGGCCCAGGACGCGTATGGGGCGCTCAAGTCGATGGGGCGGGCGGCGATGCTTCTGGAGGCCCATCTGCCGGGGCCAGGGGTGCGGCCCGTCCCGGAAGCCGCACTGTTCGCGGCGGCCCTGCGGGCGGACACCGCGCGGGCGGCCCGGGACGTACGCGAGCGGCGGGCCCCGGGATGGGAGCGGGTAGCGGCGGCTCTCGACGCCTGGGAGGGCGCGGACGACGGTGATGATCCGGTGGTGCGGCGTGGCGCGGAACTTTTGCTGGGGGCCCTGGAGGAGCTGACGGCCGCGCTGGGCACGACACCGCTGGAACGGGATGTCGAGCCGGTCCGGGAGGCGCGGGAGAGCCGGCAGGAGCGACCGGCGCCGGGGGAAGAGGCGGCAGACGCGGAAGAGGAACAGGAACTCCGGCGGGGGCGCGGTGACGGCTCGGCTCCGCCACCCAAGGACGTCGGATAG